A single genomic interval of Demequina sp. NBRC 110054 harbors:
- a CDS encoding GH1 family beta-glucosidase, which translates to MTIRFPENFVLGAATASYQIEGGATEGGRGVSIWDTFSHTPGKVVGGDTGDVACDHFHRWETDIDMMADLGLQAYRFSIAWPRVQPTGAGAFNEEGIAFYKGIVARLKDKGIAPMVTLYHWDLPQELEDQGGWLSRDTVDAFVSYAVRMVEELGADVEFWTTFNEPWVSSFVGYGAGAHAPGHADDVEALIAAHHLNLAHARAYRAMKALRPELKVGLVNNCHTPRPWDPSNPRDRWAAAHIDALANTMFHEPFVAGTYPAVLKPNTAHLTDWSFVHDGDLEEMHGAVDWFGVNYYASHLVRHNPHKGKATSDVATLADGHKAGANSPWPGDEEIEFMPPLGEQTAMGWNIDPDALHAHLLKIHRETGKPIYITENGSAWDDAVDAEGRVRDDARIAYFRSHLAAVLAAVGEGADVRGYMAWSLMDNFEWAQGYAKRFGMVHVDYDSLVRTWKDSAYWYRETLRTREIAPASVEIETPARTY; encoded by the coding sequence ATGACCATTCGCTTCCCTGAGAACTTCGTGCTCGGCGCCGCCACCGCGTCCTACCAGATCGAGGGCGGTGCGACCGAGGGCGGCCGCGGCGTCTCCATCTGGGACACCTTCTCCCACACGCCCGGAAAGGTCGTCGGAGGCGACACCGGCGACGTCGCGTGCGACCACTTCCACCGCTGGGAGACGGACATCGACATGATGGCCGACCTGGGGCTGCAGGCGTACCGCTTCTCGATCGCGTGGCCGCGCGTGCAACCCACCGGAGCCGGCGCGTTCAACGAGGAGGGGATCGCCTTCTACAAGGGGATCGTCGCGCGTCTCAAGGACAAGGGCATCGCGCCCATGGTCACGCTCTACCACTGGGACCTCCCGCAGGAGCTCGAGGACCAGGGCGGCTGGCTCAGCCGCGACACGGTCGACGCCTTCGTCTCCTACGCCGTCCGCATGGTCGAGGAGCTCGGCGCGGACGTGGAGTTCTGGACGACGTTCAACGAGCCGTGGGTGTCGTCGTTCGTGGGCTACGGCGCGGGTGCGCACGCTCCCGGCCACGCGGACGACGTCGAGGCGCTGATCGCGGCGCACCACCTCAACCTCGCGCATGCGCGCGCCTACCGCGCGATGAAGGCGCTCCGTCCCGAGCTCAAGGTCGGGCTCGTGAACAACTGCCACACGCCTCGCCCGTGGGACCCGTCCAACCCCAGGGACCGGTGGGCCGCCGCGCACATCGACGCCCTCGCGAACACGATGTTCCACGAGCCTTTCGTCGCCGGCACCTACCCGGCCGTGCTGAAGCCGAACACCGCGCACCTCACCGACTGGTCCTTCGTGCACGACGGCGACCTCGAGGAGATGCACGGAGCCGTGGACTGGTTCGGCGTCAACTACTACGCCTCGCACCTCGTGCGCCACAACCCCCACAAGGGCAAGGCCACCTCGGACGTGGCGACGCTGGCCGACGGGCACAAGGCGGGCGCCAACTCGCCGTGGCCGGGCGACGAGGAGATCGAGTTCATGCCGCCGCTCGGCGAGCAGACCGCGATGGGCTGGAACATCGACCCCGACGCGCTGCACGCGCACCTGCTCAAGATCCACCGCGAGACCGGCAAGCCGATCTACATCACCGAGAACGGCTCCGCCTGGGACGATGCGGTGGATGCCGAGGGCCGGGTGAGGGACGACGCGCGCATCGCCTACTTCAGGTCGCACCTTGCCGCGGTGCTCGCGGCGGTGGGCGAGGGCGCCGACGTGCGCGGGTACATGGCGTGGTCGCTCATGGACAACTTCGAGTGGGCGCAGGGCTACGCGAAGCGCTTCGGGATGGTCCACGTCGACTACGACAGCCTGGTGCGCACGTGGAAGGACTCGGCCTACTGGTACCGCGAGACGCTGCGCACGCGCGAGATCGCGCCCGCGTCCGTCGAGATCGAGACGCCCGCGCGCACGTACTGA
- a CDS encoding F0F1 ATP synthase subunit epsilon, with translation MAATITAFIVAPDQTLWSGTARSVSAPTVEGSIGILANHEPVLAVLRAGTVAVVAEDGDRAELPITGGFLSFDQDTVTIVTDPRPGVALP, from the coding sequence ATGGCCGCCACCATCACCGCTTTCATCGTCGCCCCGGACCAGACTCTCTGGTCCGGGACGGCGCGGTCGGTGTCCGCTCCTACGGTTGAGGGGTCCATCGGGATCCTCGCGAACCACGAGCCGGTGCTGGCGGTGCTCCGCGCGGGCACGGTCGCTGTCGTCGCCGAGGATGGCGACCGCGCCGAGCTGCCCATCACGGGTGGCTTCCTGTCGTTCGACCAGGACACGGTGACGATCGTCACCGATCCTCGGCCGGGCGTCGCCCTGCCGTAA
- a CDS encoding MerR family transcriptional regulator produces the protein MRSAEAARLAGVTPRTLRHYHQLGVVEEPPRSANGYREYSIEHVARVIRIRRLADLGVPLERTPDLLDGAADADAELHAIDEALADQIVLLERRRAELAEIRASRRAPDLAAEVAPFVEALTDGLTAELAALATHEMVLGYQVTPKAQRGEYARVMAPILEPEVRGRLRGLNVRLSEISDDASDAEVQALARDIVRFNLDDLPRTDLREQTASQALALEAVDAYWAAKVRPVQTRVIAAAGAAVAAEMAAR, from the coding sequence ATGCGATCCGCGGAGGCCGCGCGGCTCGCGGGGGTCACTCCGCGGACGCTGCGGCACTATCACCAGCTCGGGGTCGTCGAGGAGCCGCCGCGTTCCGCGAACGGCTACCGCGAGTACTCGATCGAGCATGTCGCTCGCGTGATCCGGATCCGTCGGCTGGCGGACCTCGGCGTGCCGCTCGAGCGCACCCCTGACCTTCTCGATGGCGCCGCGGACGCGGACGCGGAGCTGCACGCCATCGATGAGGCCCTCGCGGACCAGATCGTCCTGCTCGAGCGCCGGCGAGCGGAGCTCGCGGAGATCCGTGCCTCGCGGCGCGCTCCCGATCTCGCGGCGGAGGTCGCACCGTTCGTCGAGGCGCTCACGGACGGGCTTACGGCGGAGCTTGCCGCCCTCGCCACCCACGAGATGGTGCTCGGGTATCAGGTGACGCCCAAGGCGCAGCGCGGCGAGTACGCCCGCGTGATGGCGCCGATCCTCGAGCCCGAGGTGCGGGGCAGGCTCCGCGGTCTCAACGTGCGGCTGAGCGAGATCTCGGACGATGCGTCTGACGCCGAGGTGCAGGCGCTCGCGCGCGACATCGTGCGTTTCAACCTCGACGACCTGCCGCGCACGGATCTGCGCGAGCAGACGGCCTCGCAGGCGCTCGCGCTCGAGGCGGTGGACGCGTACTGGGCCGCGAAGGTGCGGCCCGTCCAGACGAGGGTGATCGCCGCGGCGGGCGCCGCCGTCGCTGCGGAGATGGCCGCGCGGTAG
- a CDS encoding alpha/beta hydrolase: MGGPVAEAEGVAAAATDMTEIRSTTVLPAVREEIELRTADGLTLVGELALPASGRVAATLVTMHPLPTHGGFMDSHVFRKAAWRLPHLADVAVLRFNTRGTSSPRGSSEGEFDGGVAEAHDLRAAVAYVHERGLPNVWLVGWSFGTEVTLMHGAEQDVVGAILLSPPLHRAQPADLERWAATGRPVTALVPEHDDFLKPDEARERFAPLTQLDLVPVEDAKHLWVGEKYVRIVLDEIVARVAPGRAPLPTLVPSSVVQ; encoded by the coding sequence ATGGGAGGACCCGTGGCTGAGGCCGAGGGGGTCGCCGCAGCGGCGACCGACATGACCGAGATCCGCTCCACGACCGTGCTGCCCGCGGTCCGCGAGGAGATCGAGTTGCGCACCGCGGACGGCCTCACGCTCGTCGGCGAGCTCGCGCTGCCCGCCTCCGGTCGCGTCGCCGCGACGCTGGTCACGATGCACCCGCTGCCCACGCACGGGGGCTTCATGGACTCGCACGTCTTCCGCAAGGCCGCGTGGCGCCTGCCGCACCTCGCGGACGTCGCGGTGCTGCGCTTCAACACGCGCGGCACCTCGTCTCCGCGGGGAAGTTCCGAGGGCGAGTTCGACGGCGGCGTGGCCGAGGCCCACGACCTCCGGGCCGCGGTCGCCTACGTCCACGAGCGCGGTCTCCCGAACGTGTGGCTGGTCGGGTGGAGCTTCGGCACCGAGGTCACGCTCATGCACGGCGCCGAGCAGGACGTCGTCGGCGCGATCCTGCTGTCGCCGCCCCTGCACCGCGCCCAGCCCGCCGACCTCGAGCGCTGGGCGGCGACCGGCAGGCCCGTCACGGCCCTCGTGCCCGAGCACGACGACTTCCTGAAGCCCGACGAGGCGCGCGAGCGGTTCGCGCCGCTCACGCAGCTCGACCTCGTCCCGGTCGAGGATGCGAAGCACCTGTGGGTGGGGGAGAAGTACGTGAGGATCGTGCTCGACGAGATCGTCGCCAGGGTCGCGCCCGGCCGCGCGCCGTTGCCGACGCTCGTGCCCTCGTCCGTGGTGCAATAG
- the atpD gene encoding F0F1 ATP synthase subunit beta, giving the protein MTPTAKTAKTVGDEVDEATPAARGPVTGRVARVIGPVVDIEFPADAIPDIYHALTTEIDLSSQGEDEGVLKMTLEVAQHLGDNMVRAVALKPTDGLVRGATVTDTGAPISVPVGDITKGHVFNVTGEVLNAEEGEKIEVTETWPIHRKPPAFDQLESKTQMFETGIKVIDLLTPYVQGGKIGLFGGAGVGKTVLIQEMIYRVANNHNGVSVFAGVGERTREGNDLIEEMTESGVIKQTALVFGQMDEPPGTRLRVALSALTMAEYFRDVQKQDVLLFIDNIFRFTQAGSEVSTLLGRMPSAVGYQPNLADEMGQLQERITSTRGHSITSLQAIYVPADDYTDPAPATTFAHLDATTELSREIASKGLYPAVDPLTSTSRILDPRYVGKDHYEVANQVKSILQRNKELQDIIAILGVDELSEEDKIIVARARKIQQFLSQNTYMATQFTGVEGSTVPLSETIEAFKGLVGGEYDHISEQAFFNIGGLEDLDKAWNRIQKEIG; this is encoded by the coding sequence ATGACTCCTACTGCGAAGACCGCCAAGACCGTCGGCGACGAGGTCGACGAGGCCACCCCCGCCGCTCGCGGCCCGGTCACCGGTCGCGTCGCCCGCGTGATCGGCCCCGTGGTCGACATCGAGTTCCCCGCGGACGCGATCCCCGACATCTACCACGCGCTCACCACCGAGATCGACCTGTCGAGCCAGGGCGAGGACGAGGGCGTGCTGAAGATGACGCTCGAGGTCGCTCAGCACCTCGGTGACAACATGGTGCGCGCGGTCGCGCTGAAGCCGACCGACGGCCTCGTGCGCGGCGCGACGGTCACGGACACCGGCGCCCCCATCTCCGTCCCCGTGGGCGACATCACCAAGGGCCACGTGTTCAACGTGACCGGTGAGGTCCTCAACGCGGAGGAGGGCGAGAAGATCGAGGTCACCGAGACCTGGCCGATCCACCGCAAGCCCCCGGCCTTCGACCAGCTCGAGTCCAAGACCCAGATGTTCGAGACGGGCATCAAGGTCATCGACCTCCTGACCCCCTACGTGCAGGGTGGAAAGATCGGTCTGTTCGGTGGTGCGGGTGTCGGCAAGACCGTCCTCATCCAGGAGATGATCTACCGCGTCGCCAACAACCACAACGGTGTGTCGGTGTTCGCGGGCGTCGGTGAGCGCACCCGTGAGGGCAATGACCTCATCGAGGAGATGACCGAGTCGGGCGTCATCAAGCAGACGGCCCTCGTGTTCGGCCAGATGGATGAGCCGCCGGGCACGCGTCTCCGCGTCGCGCTGTCCGCCCTGACGATGGCGGAGTACTTCCGCGACGTGCAGAAGCAGGACGTGCTGCTGTTCATCGACAACATCTTCCGCTTCACGCAGGCGGGCTCCGAGGTGTCGACCCTGCTCGGCCGCATGCCTTCCGCGGTGGGCTACCAGCCCAACCTCGCGGACGAGATGGGCCAGCTCCAGGAGCGCATCACCTCGACCCGCGGCCACTCGATCACCTCGCTGCAGGCGATCTACGTGCCCGCCGACGACTACACCGACCCGGCGCCGGCGACCACGTTCGCGCACCTCGACGCCACGACCGAGCTCTCCCGTGAGATCGCGTCGAAGGGCCTGTACCCGGCCGTCGACCCGCTGACGTCAACCTCGCGCATCCTGGACCCCCGCTACGTGGGCAAGGACCACTACGAGGTCGCCAACCAGGTGAAGTCGATCCTCCAGCGCAACAAGGAGCTGCAGGACATCATCGCGATCCTCGGTGTCGACGAGCTGTCCGAGGAGGACAAGATCATCGTCGCCCGTGCGCGCAAGATCCAGCAGTTCCTGTCGCAGAACACCTACATGGCGACGCAGTTCACGGGCGTCGAGGGCTCGACCGTCCCGCTCAGCGAGACCATCGAGGCGTTCAAGGGTCTGGTCGGCGGCGAGTACGACCACATCTCGGAGCAGGCGTTCTTCAACATCGGTGGTCTCGAGGACCTGGACAAGGCCTGGAACCGCATCCAGAAGGAGATCGGCTGA
- a CDS encoding MFS transporter: MKTSTLGYLAASFLSALGNAAAAVALPLLILTTTGDPLATGVVAAATAVPTIAVGLAAGVVVDRANRRDIAVLSDVISALAVAAIPLVDGAIGLSLGWFIGLAIAGAVGDAPGASAREAMAPAIARASGLGLDRVLGIVQGAAALAMVAGPALAAGVIGVLGPTAVMWVTAAASGAAALAGLAVPRGAGRMAAAMVDGAAAGASRDDVGRWDAGVSGDDADRVARALPQDGPLASLRDGWRVLAGSPTLVWATVLSAGSMAVTGSLQGLVLPSYALEVGRPGLVGAVLAAFAVAAIVGALLYSALADGRRRRAWFVGGVAGALLGLILVAPLSSPTLVLVGAAIMGLAAGPLNSAIGAALVDLTPDHARGRVLATQNAFVLAAVPLGVLGAGALADVGGLRTASWAGVVVWAGLTAIAALAPALRRLDVPAPTGTEDAPDRDDVPSRSIVAAG, encoded by the coding sequence ATGAAGACCTCGACCCTCGGCTACCTTGCCGCCTCCTTCCTCTCCGCCCTCGGAAACGCGGCCGCCGCCGTGGCGCTGCCGCTCCTCATCCTCACGACCACTGGCGACCCGCTCGCGACCGGCGTCGTCGCGGCCGCGACGGCGGTGCCCACCATCGCGGTCGGGCTCGCCGCCGGCGTGGTGGTCGATCGCGCCAACCGCCGCGACATCGCCGTGCTGTCCGACGTCATCTCCGCTCTCGCCGTCGCCGCCATCCCTCTCGTCGACGGGGCGATCGGCCTCTCGCTCGGCTGGTTCATCGGTCTCGCGATCGCGGGCGCCGTCGGGGACGCTCCGGGCGCCTCCGCGCGCGAAGCGATGGCCCCCGCGATCGCGCGCGCATCGGGGCTCGGGCTCGATCGCGTCCTCGGCATCGTCCAGGGCGCCGCGGCGCTCGCCATGGTCGCCGGACCCGCGCTGGCCGCGGGAGTGATCGGGGTGCTCGGCCCGACGGCCGTGATGTGGGTCACCGCGGCCGCGTCCGGCGCGGCAGCGCTCGCGGGGCTCGCGGTGCCCCGGGGAGCCGGCCGGATGGCGGCGGCGATGGTCGACGGCGCGGCCGCCGGAGCCTCCCGCGACGATGTGGGGCGCTGGGACGCCGGAGTCTCCGGGGACGATGCGGACCGCGTGGCCCGTGCGTTGCCCCAGGATGGCCCGCTCGCGAGCCTGCGCGACGGCTGGCGCGTCCTCGCCGGAAGTCCGACCCTCGTGTGGGCGACCGTGCTGTCCGCGGGTTCGATGGCGGTGACGGGATCGCTCCAGGGACTTGTGCTGCCGTCGTACGCGCTCGAGGTGGGGCGCCCCGGATTGGTCGGCGCGGTGCTCGCGGCGTTCGCGGTGGCCGCCATCGTGGGAGCGCTCCTCTACAGCGCCCTCGCTGACGGCCGCAGGCGCCGCGCGTGGTTCGTCGGGGGAGTGGCGGGTGCGTTGCTGGGACTGATCCTCGTGGCGCCGCTCAGTTCCCCGACCCTCGTGCTGGTGGGCGCCGCGATCATGGGCCTCGCCGCCGGGCCGCTGAACTCGGCCATCGGTGCCGCGCTCGTGGATCTCACCCCCGACCACGCGCGAGGCAGGGTGCTGGCGACCCAGAACGCCTTCGTGCTCGCCGCCGTGCCGCTCGGCGTCCTCGGCGCGGGCGCGCTCGCCGACGTGGGGGGACTGCGCACGGCCTCGTGGGCCGGCGTGGTCGTCTGGGCCGGCCTGACCGCGATCGCGGCGCTCGCGCCCGCGCTGCGCCGCCTGGACGTGCCCGCACCGACGGGGACAGAGGACGCCCCCGACCGGGACGACGTCCCCAGCCGCAGCATCGTCGCTGCTGGATAG
- the atpA gene encoding F0F1 ATP synthase subunit alpha produces MTDVTISPEEIRAALDSYVKSYEPKGAVTDEVGTVTLAADGIAQVEGLPGCMANELLRFEDGTLGLALNLDVREIGVVILGEFTGIEEGQSVQRTGEVLSVAVGDGYLGRVVDPLGNPIDGLGDIETEARRALELQAPGVMARKSVHEPLQTGLKAIDAMIPIGRGQRQLIIGDRQTGKTAIAIDTIINQKANWETGDPTKQVRCIYVAIGQKGSTIASVRGALEEAGALEYTTIVAAPASDPAGFKYLAPYTGSAIGQHWMYDGKHVLIIFDDLSKQAEAYRAVSLLLRRPPGREAYPGDVFYLHSRLLERCAKLSDEMGAGSMTGLPVIETKANDVSAYIPTNVISITDGQIFLQSDLFNANQRPAIDVGISVSRVGGSAQVKAMKSVSGTLKIDLAQYRSLEAFAMFASDLDAASRQQLTRGARLMELLKQPQYSPYPVEEQVVSIWAGTKGKLDKIALADVLRFERELLDHLRRNTSVLDDIASSGKLEKDTEEALATAVDDYLSTFLESEGTELSTTATISGGGEAGSEQEQIVANKKK; encoded by the coding sequence TCAGCCCCGAGGAGATCCGGGCTGCTCTCGACAGCTACGTGAAGTCGTACGAGCCCAAGGGCGCGGTCACCGACGAGGTCGGCACCGTCACCCTCGCGGCCGACGGCATCGCGCAGGTCGAGGGCCTTCCGGGCTGCATGGCGAACGAGCTGCTGCGCTTCGAGGACGGCACGCTCGGCCTCGCGCTGAACCTCGACGTTCGCGAGATCGGTGTCGTCATCCTCGGTGAGTTCACCGGGATCGAGGAGGGCCAGTCGGTCCAGCGCACGGGTGAGGTCCTCTCCGTGGCGGTCGGCGACGGCTACCTGGGCCGCGTCGTGGACCCGCTGGGCAACCCGATCGACGGCCTCGGCGACATCGAGACGGAGGCCCGCCGCGCGCTCGAGCTGCAGGCCCCCGGCGTCATGGCGCGCAAGTCCGTGCACGAGCCGCTGCAGACCGGTCTCAAGGCCATCGACGCGATGATCCCGATCGGCCGCGGTCAGCGCCAGCTGATCATCGGCGACCGCCAGACCGGCAAGACCGCGATCGCGATCGACACGATCATCAACCAGAAGGCCAACTGGGAGACCGGCGACCCGACGAAGCAGGTCCGCTGCATCTACGTCGCGATCGGCCAGAAGGGCTCGACCATCGCGTCGGTGCGCGGCGCCCTCGAGGAGGCCGGCGCGCTCGAGTACACGACGATCGTCGCGGCTCCCGCCTCGGACCCCGCAGGCTTCAAGTACCTGGCCCCGTACACCGGCTCGGCCATCGGCCAGCACTGGATGTACGACGGCAAGCACGTCCTGATCATCTTCGACGACCTGTCGAAGCAGGCCGAGGCCTACCGCGCCGTGTCGCTGCTGCTCCGCCGCCCGCCGGGCCGCGAGGCGTACCCCGGTGACGTCTTCTACCTGCACTCCCGTCTGCTGGAGCGCTGCGCGAAGCTGTCGGACGAGATGGGCGCGGGCTCGATGACCGGTCTGCCGGTCATCGAGACCAAGGCGAACGACGTCTCGGCGTACATCCCGACCAACGTCATCTCCATCACCGACGGTCAGATCTTCCTCCAGTCGGACCTCTTCAACGCCAACCAGCGTCCCGCGATCGACGTCGGTATCTCCGTGTCCCGCGTCGGTGGCTCCGCTCAGGTCAAGGCCATGAAGTCGGTGTCCGGAACCCTGAAGATCGACCTCGCGCAGTACCGCTCGCTCGAGGCGTTCGCGATGTTCGCCTCGGACCTCGACGCGGCGTCCCGCCAGCAGCTCACCCGTGGTGCGCGACTGATGGAGCTGCTCAAGCAGCCCCAGTACTCCCCGTACCCGGTGGAGGAGCAGGTCGTCTCCATCTGGGCCGGCACCAAGGGCAAGCTCGACAAGATCGCGCTCGCCGATGTGCTGCGCTTCGAGCGCGAGCTGCTCGACCACCTGCGTCGCAACACCTCGGTCCTCGACGACATCGCCTCCAGCGGCAAGCTCGAGAAGGACACCGAGGAGGCGCTCGCCACCGCTGTGGACGACTACCTCTCGACGTTCCTCGAGTCCGAGGGCACCGAGCTGAGCACGACCGCCACGATCTCGGGCGGCGGCGAGGCAGGCTCCGAGCAGGAGCAGATCGTCGCGAACAAGAAGAAGTAG
- a CDS encoding alpha/beta fold hydrolase, protein MSVIPDGTPVVLLNAFPVDRAQWDPLIDALADLDAIPGDVISFDMPGIGEMPLPDDEPSLELIADAAVAAMRETTGHEAAVWIGCSMGGYVAMAVAERHPGAVAGIGLIATRATADTEEAHAKRLATADALEGAAGAEDPRGMAEGLVGTQGAARDALVAAIAANIAQHSGDGIAWGQRAMAARPDRVEVLKEMDAPAVVLGGALDGLVGAEELEVMAQALGVEVALVEGVGHLAAFEAPMEVARLLAPLTST, encoded by the coding sequence GTGAGCGTGATCCCCGACGGCACCCCGGTGGTGCTGCTCAATGCCTTCCCCGTCGACAGGGCCCAGTGGGACCCGTTGATCGACGCCCTCGCCGACCTCGACGCGATCCCCGGCGACGTCATCTCGTTCGACATGCCCGGCATCGGCGAGATGCCCCTTCCCGATGACGAGCCGTCGCTCGAGCTCATCGCCGACGCCGCCGTGGCGGCCATGCGCGAGACCACGGGACACGAGGCCGCGGTGTGGATCGGGTGCTCGATGGGTGGATACGTCGCCATGGCGGTCGCGGAGCGCCACCCCGGCGCCGTCGCCGGGATCGGGCTGATCGCGACGCGGGCCACCGCGGACACCGAGGAGGCGCACGCGAAGCGTCTCGCGACCGCCGACGCGCTCGAGGGCGCCGCCGGCGCGGAGGACCCGCGTGGGATGGCAGAGGGCCTTGTGGGCACGCAGGGCGCCGCGCGCGACGCGCTCGTCGCCGCGATCGCGGCGAACATCGCGCAGCACAGCGGCGACGGCATCGCGTGGGGGCAGCGGGCGATGGCAGCCCGCCCCGACCGCGTCGAGGTGCTCAAGGAGATGGACGCGCCCGCCGTCGTGCTGGGAGGTGCGCTCGATGGGCTCGTCGGGGCCGAAGAGCTCGAGGTGATGGCTCAGGCGCTCGGCGTCGAGGTGGCCCTCGTCGAAGGCGTCGGTCACCTCGCGGCCTTCGAGGCGCCCATGGAGGTCGCGAGGCTGCTCGCGCCGCTCACGTCGACGTAG
- the nucS gene encoding endonuclease NucS — MRVVIARCAARYTGRLSAHLPLATRAIMVKADGSVLLHSDGGSYKPLNWMSPPCTMREVDPEPEAVERGVAKVWVVQHQKSDDRLEIDLHEVVSDTEHELGVDPGLVKDGVEAHLQELLAEQVHLLGEGHTLVRREFMTAIGPVDILARDAAGGSVAVEIKRRGEIDGVEQLTRYLELMNRDPLLAPVSGVFAAQEIKPQARVLAEDRGIRCLLLDYEGMRGAEDLSTRLF; from the coding sequence ATGCGGGTCGTCATCGCCCGCTGCGCCGCTCGGTACACCGGGCGGCTCAGCGCTCACCTTCCGCTCGCGACGCGGGCCATCATGGTCAAGGCCGACGGCTCCGTGCTCCTGCACTCCGACGGCGGCTCGTACAAGCCGCTCAACTGGATGAGCCCCCCGTGCACGATGCGTGAGGTCGATCCGGAGCCGGAGGCCGTCGAGCGCGGAGTCGCGAAGGTCTGGGTCGTCCAGCACCAGAAGTCGGACGACCGCCTGGAGATCGACCTCCACGAGGTCGTGTCCGACACGGAGCATGAGCTCGGCGTGGATCCGGGGCTCGTCAAGGACGGCGTCGAGGCGCACCTCCAGGAGCTGCTCGCGGAGCAGGTGCACCTGCTCGGCGAAGGGCACACGCTCGTGCGCCGCGAGTTCATGACCGCGATCGGCCCGGTCGACATCCTTGCGCGCGATGCGGCGGGCGGCTCTGTGGCCGTCGAGATCAAGCGCCGGGGCGAGATCGACGGCGTGGAGCAGCTCACGCGCTACCTCGAGCTCATGAACCGCGATCCACTGCTCGCGCCGGTCTCGGGCGTGTTCGCCGCCCAGGAGATCAAGCCTCAGGCGCGCGTGCTCGCCGAGGACCGGGGCATCCGCTGCCTCCTGCTCGACTACGAGGGGATGCGCGGGGCCGAGGACCTCTCGACGCGGCTGTTCTGA
- a CDS encoding F0F1 ATP synthase subunit gamma: MSGKQREYRGRIRSTQSLKKIFRAMELIAASRIGKARQRLGEAAPYTRAIQRAISSVAYHSHTDHPLTSERDDTNRVAVLVITADRGMAGAYSANVLREAERLKERLEAEGKEIVQYVSGRRAASYYKFRHRELAAVWDDGSDAPQFERAIEIADTLFEAFSAAPDQGGVSEIHIVYTRFNSMVKQEPWVIRMLPIEIVEGVTEPTEDVTPLYDFEPSAEEVLDALLPRYIRARIFTCLLQAAASELANRQRAMNTAVTNAEDIIRQYTRLANSARQAEITQEISEIVSGADALAAGS; the protein is encoded by the coding sequence ATGAGCGGCAAGCAGCGCGAGTACCGGGGGCGGATCCGGTCCACGCAATCGCTGAAGAAGATCTTCCGCGCGATGGAGCTAATCGCTGCCTCGCGCATCGGGAAGGCTCGTCAGCGGCTGGGTGAGGCCGCGCCCTACACCCGTGCCATCCAGCGGGCGATCAGCTCGGTGGCGTACCACTCGCACACCGACCACCCGCTGACCTCGGAGCGCGATGACACCAACCGCGTCGCGGTGCTGGTCATCACGGCCGACCGCGGCATGGCTGGCGCCTACTCGGCGAACGTCCTGCGTGAGGCAGAGCGACTCAAGGAGCGGCTCGAGGCCGAGGGCAAGGAGATCGTCCAGTACGTCTCCGGTCGTCGCGCGGCGTCGTACTACAAGTTCCGCCACCGCGAGCTCGCGGCGGTGTGGGACGACGGCTCCGACGCCCCTCAGTTCGAGCGCGCGATCGAGATCGCCGACACGCTCTTCGAGGCGTTCAGCGCCGCGCCCGACCAGGGCGGCGTGTCGGAGATCCACATCGTCTACACGCGCTTCAACTCGATGGTCAAGCAGGAGCCGTGGGTCATCCGCATGCTCCCGATCGAGATCGTCGAGGGTGTGACGGAGCCCACCGAGGACGTCACCCCGCTGTACGACTTCGAGCCGAGCGCCGAGGAGGTGCTGGATGCGCTGCTGCCGCGGTACATCCGGGCCCGCATCTTCACGTGTCTGCTCCAGGCGGCGGCGTCCGAGCTCGCCAACCGTCAGCGTGCGATGAACACCGCGGTCACCAACGCGGAGGACATCATCCGTCAGTACACCCGACTCGCCAACTCGGCGCGTCAGGCAGAGATTACCCAGGAAATCAGCGAGATCGTCTCGGGCGCGGATGCGCTCGCGGCGGGCTCGTGA